In Phenylobacterium zucineum HLK1, one DNA window encodes the following:
- a CDS encoding terminase small subunit-like protein yields MDDAGLPAEGSARVRRYVRYQYALAKAVLKRVAAGESLAAICREPFMPSRNTFRRWANERPTLGLRLERARREAGRMGTGGMTTYCPVVANEIYTRLCAGESLSAICRDRDMPANSTVNLWRRDVPEFAEAMRMARQAQAEAFCDTGWELAMGATPETAYLTHVRLGQLRWMAAVWSPRTHARLKPAEPEEAPETQRLILKHFRLEEREDGAMRVVTYQPDADRCVPVRVGEGPWSFPPGLMKKGRWPHGGAGALPAPGAGLGAGPGAGPESGPESGPGSEAAERPHDPEGWT; encoded by the coding sequence ATGGACGATGCGGGCCTGCCGGCCGAGGGGTCGGCGCGGGTGCGGCGCTATGTGCGCTACCAGTACGCTCTGGCGAAGGCGGTGCTGAAGCGGGTGGCGGCGGGGGAGAGCCTGGCGGCGATCTGCCGCGAGCCGTTCATGCCCTCGCGCAACACCTTCCGCCGCTGGGCCAACGAGCGGCCGACGCTGGGCCTGCGGCTGGAGCGGGCCAGGCGCGAGGCCGGGCGGATGGGGACCGGGGGGATGACCACCTACTGCCCCGTGGTCGCCAACGAGATCTACACCCGGCTGTGCGCGGGCGAGAGCCTGAGCGCCATCTGCCGCGACCGGGACATGCCGGCCAATTCGACCGTGAACCTGTGGCGCCGCGACGTGCCCGAGTTCGCCGAGGCGATGCGGATGGCCCGGCAGGCGCAGGCCGAGGCGTTCTGCGACACCGGCTGGGAGCTGGCCATGGGGGCCACGCCCGAGACCGCGTACCTGACGCACGTGCGGCTGGGGCAGCTGCGCTGGATGGCGGCGGTGTGGTCGCCGCGCACGCACGCGCGGCTGAAACCCGCAGAACCCGAGGAGGCGCCCGAAACCCAGCGCCTGATCCTGAAGCACTTCCGCCTGGAGGAGCGCGAGGACGGGGCGATGCGGGTGGTGACCTACCAGCCCGACGCCGACCGGTGCGTGCCGGTGCGGGTGGGCGAAGGGCCGTGGAGCTTCCCGCCGGGGCTGATGAAGAAGGGCCGCTGGCCGCATGGGGGCGCGGGGGCGCTGCCCGCGCCCGGGGCGGGTCTGGGGGCGGGTCCGGGGGCGGGTCCGGAGTCGGGGCCGGAGTCGGGGCCCGGATCGGAGGCGGCGGAGCGGCCGCACGATCCCGAGGGGTGGACGTGA